The DNA window tttctttttcttctctaaCAACTTGAGGTTCACTCAATTGCCTACCACTATGTAAAGTAGTAGCCTTAACATGCTCTTTTGGATTAACCTTAGTTTTACTAGGTAGTTCTCCTCGTCCCCTATTATTTTTAGCATTAGTTATTTACCCAATTTGGACTTTCACATTCCTATGCATGTTTGTAAGTTGATCCATCCTCTCCACAGCACTTTTTCATTCTTTGTGTGGTAGTACTATCTAACTTATCAATTCTATTATTTTTCGCATTAGCTAGTCTCACTTGCTAATTCCCAAGAGCACTTGGTCTCTTGAGGTGATTGCTTTGGTTGGAAGTCAGGTAGTTTTGTCGGCCTTTGTTGATTTCCTGGCTCCTTCCATCCAAAATTAGGATAGTTTCACCACCTTGCATTGTAGCTACTAGAATATGCATTGTTTTGGAGTTGATGACAATAATTGTTAAGGTATTCTATCTGTTCAATACTAGCACAAGTAGATTCATCATGATTACCTCCACATAGAGTATAACAAGCAACAACTATGTTCAAATTAGAAGTCAAACTTGAACCAACTTGCCTATCAAGCATTTTGACCACATTATCCATTTTAGCATTCAAGGAAGTCAAACTCTCAATTTCAAACATATCTGCAGGTCTCCTCGTGTTACCTCGCTAATTGGCCTATTCATAATTATTTATGACCATTTCCTCTATTAGTTGTTGAGTTTCCTTGGCTGACTTACCCATCAAAACTCCACCAATTACTACATCTAGATGCATCTTTGATGGATAGGTGAATCCATTGTAGATTGTTTGGACTATGAGCCAATCAGATAAACCATGGCGAGGGCATCTTCATTGTAAATCTTGATAGTGCTCCTAAGTTTTGTACAATGTCTCTCCTTCCTATTGACAAAAATTAGTTATATCCATGCAAAATTTAGCAGTCTTGCCAAGTGAAAAGAATTTATTTAGAAAAACTTTTGATAAATCAGCCCAAGTGGTGAATGTATTAGGGGAATGTGATTGTAATCAAACCTTAGCCTTGTCTCTTAATGAGAATGGAAACAATCTAAGCCAAATTGCAGTATCACTAACACCATTAAgtttaattgtatcacatattTCTAGAAATGTAGACAAATGAGAATTCAGGTCTTCGGTAGCATTATCTCCATATTGAGATTGTTGCACCACTTGTATAAgagatggtttaatctcaaaattattaGTATTGACCGTAGGTCTCACTATACTCGTTTGCATACCATCACCTCTCAGTAAAGCAAAGTCCCATAATGCTCTTCTATTCACCTTTTCCGTCATAGGTTCAATTTGTGGAAGTTCAATTGTTATTTCTCCTTCACCATGATTCTCCACAGCTTCTTGTAGTGCTTGCCTTCATTGCCTTCTTAGAGTCCTTTCAATTTCGGGATCTAATGGAACAGTGACTCTTAGAACTCTCCGAATACACTATAAGAAACTACGATCAAAAGATTTACCGAAACTAAATCAAACGTTAAATTACTTCAAACTACTCTAGCTATTAAATCTAAATACATTCACAATGTATACAATGTTTAGACTAATAAAGCTTACTTAACCTTAATATTGCCATGATCCCCGACAATGATGCCAAAAACTTGATGAGATTTTTACCTGTGCTCTAATTTTAAACCTAATTCCCTCGTTAACCGCAAGTGTATGGGTCGTTTATTATAGTGCAAAGGAAATAGAGTCGAATCGCATGAGAATCACTCTCAACTACTAAGGTTTTTTGCTTACTCTATTATCTAAACTACTCAAAAACTTTAGTTAAGCAAAACCACCAAAAAGCTAAAATAATGCAAGGTGAATTAAcaacttcaagaaaatcaaccaaagaCAAATGTTCTAGGGTATAGAATCCACTTAATGTACCTAACTATGGATGAAATAGCCAACTATCACTCATGCTCTTGTCTTGCTATGGTTGCAATTTACGCAAGTCATCAGAACTCGCTCTCGCCAATGAACCGAACTTAACCAACACTATAGTTTCCTTACTCTCGTAATGAAATCTAAAGTGAAGACTTAATCTAGATCTAGAGATGCCAAAAATATCCACCTAAGAGTACCAATACTTTTGTGTTCCTACTTCTTAGATTTCATCTATTCCATTCCATCATTGTCAAATATTCTCATAGATTAACAAGTATCATGACTTGTAAATGGTGATCAAATATTCACAAGGGTTGAAGCAAAAGTAAGTGAACTAGCAAGTACAAGATATAGCAATAATCAACTTAATTCAACCATAATCAAGGCACAAATAGTTTCATCTATCCCTAGAACACGAAAATTTAGCTAGACATAGTAGATTTAAcaacaaatttcatgttttcaaTATAACTAAGCATTAATAACACAACGAAGAGAGTAAAGAGAAAGAAATGCTTATTCAAGTGAAGAAACAAAATCTTCAaacttcatcatcttcattacCAACAAAAATACATTGTACATAAAgagttcttcaaattcttgAAGAGTAAACAACCTTCTACGGTTTCTTCTTCGCTACACTAGGGTTTTTATAGGGTAAGCATTTACGGCCAGGGCCTCCACTGCCTGTCCTCAATGGCGGCCACAGGTCCGTCTGGGAAGCCGCCTGATGGTGACGGCTAGGTGCATCCTGCACCTTCCTTCGCTGCCATAGTCGGCCCCCCAGTCAAAGAGAAAGGGATAGCGCCGCTGGGTGTTGTCTCATCCTTCCGTGGTGATCCTGCCCTTCGCCTTTCTCGCCATGATATCGACTGTTTAGCTGCACCTTTCCACAATGCACTGGTGGGTCGGTTCAGCACTGGCAGGGCTCCCATGGAGGTCATACGTAAGTTCGTTATGACATTGGGTCTCAATGGAAGTTGCTCGGTGGGTCTCCTGGACGAGAAACATGTTCTGATTCGGCCCATGGTGGAAGATGATTACACTCGTCTCTTCGCTCGCAGGGTATGGTTTATACATTACTCGCCAATGTCGATATTGAAGTGGAGCATGGACTTCAGGGCAGATCACGAGGTGGCCATTGCTCCCATTTGGGTAAGCTTTCCAGGCCTGCCCATACCGTTCTTC is part of the Coffea eugenioides isolate CCC68of chromosome 6, Ceug_1.0, whole genome shotgun sequence genome and encodes:
- the LOC113776327 gene encoding uncharacterized protein LOC113776327, producing the protein MAATVGPPVKEKGIAPLGVVSSFRGDPALRLSRHDIDCLAAPFHNALVGRFSTGRAPMEVIRKFVMTLGLNGSCSVGLLDEKHVLIRPMVEDDYTRLFARRVWFIHYSPMSILKWSMDFRADHEVAIAPIWVSFPGLPIPFFQRRQLMQLASILGRPLKMDAATSDLRHPSVARVLVEVDVALPLVKRVWIGDEDYGFWQPVDFEDIPPYCSFCPKFGHQQEKCYRRDPSLRPVKVGQASQKSR